A single Anatilimnocola floriformis DNA region contains:
- a CDS encoding DUF1592 domain-containing protein: protein MHRRIWIWGLGCLALFAARVTAAELDAPTTAFLKQHCVRCHNDKKTEGELRLDQLGDDLADGRTFEQWQAVVARLRAGDMPPKDQPKPPAADVATVLRRVSSRLDAAALARRAEGRTTLRRLNRTEYENTVRDLFAVEVAVKELLPEDTIAFGFDNVGSALSVSPVLIEQYLEAADAVITAALAPLAKGASTQETHLLKDTIPEYFKGCHFIGDETYLFRSDANPTHLSKWRAKEPGLYRFKVHTRAHQSTVPLTLAVLAGNFNGAAGSARRVGYYDVLPGKPEPIEIVIRLATRETFKVEPTALPKIYLKTEAFDEYPGPMVVVGAIDIEGPLPEVWPTESYLRVMGEADPKKGTLEDAKTILGKLLPKAFRRPTTEEDLQPYLKLVSDSLENKKPFDESLRVGLKAILCSPRFLYLKEPAGALDDFALASRLSYFLWSSMPDRQLFQAAFKGELKQPAVLRAQTERMLQDPKAQRFVENFTGQWLGLRDIDFTTPDPQLYPEFDDSLKWSMVRETQLFFEELLKNDLSTHNFVDSDFTIVNDRLAKHYGIPNITGITHRKVQLLPEYHRGGVLAHGSVLKVTANGTTTSPVLRGVWVLDRIMGAAAKPPPASVPAIEPDIRGAVTIRDQLAKHRQIESCAACHADIDPPGFALESYDVIGGYREKYRAVGTREKVRVPDSNILKYLARPNYGWGPTVEAGDQLKDGRKFADLAEFKKLLLTDADQVPRCVAQKLMVYATGSPIQYGDTAEIEKIVSQIKNKNYGLRSTVHAVVASPLFQSK, encoded by the coding sequence ATGCATCGCCGGATTTGGATTTGGGGACTCGGTTGCCTGGCGCTGTTCGCTGCGCGCGTCACCGCCGCCGAGCTCGATGCTCCCACCACTGCGTTTCTCAAGCAGCACTGCGTGCGCTGCCACAACGACAAGAAGACCGAAGGCGAACTGCGGCTCGATCAACTCGGCGATGACCTGGCCGATGGCCGAACCTTTGAACAATGGCAAGCCGTTGTCGCGCGATTGCGCGCGGGAGACATGCCGCCCAAGGATCAGCCGAAACCGCCGGCTGCCGATGTCGCCACGGTCTTGCGGCGAGTTTCCAGTCGGCTCGATGCTGCCGCCCTCGCGCGGCGGGCCGAAGGGCGGACCACGTTGCGACGTTTGAATCGCACCGAGTATGAAAACACGGTCCGCGATCTGTTCGCTGTCGAAGTTGCCGTGAAAGAACTCTTGCCCGAAGACACCATCGCCTTCGGCTTCGATAACGTTGGCTCGGCCCTTTCGGTTTCCCCGGTGCTCATCGAGCAATATCTGGAAGCTGCCGACGCGGTCATCACGGCTGCCCTCGCGCCGCTGGCCAAAGGCGCCTCCACGCAGGAGACGCATCTGCTGAAAGATACGATCCCCGAATACTTCAAGGGATGTCATTTCATCGGCGACGAAACGTATCTCTTCCGCTCCGATGCCAATCCCACCCACCTCAGCAAGTGGCGAGCGAAAGAACCCGGGCTGTATCGCTTCAAGGTTCACACGCGGGCGCATCAGTCAACGGTGCCCCTCACGCTCGCTGTGCTCGCGGGCAATTTCAACGGTGCTGCCGGCAGTGCCCGGCGGGTTGGTTACTACGATGTGCTCCCCGGCAAGCCCGAGCCAATTGAAATCGTCATTCGCCTGGCAACGCGGGAAACATTCAAAGTCGAACCTACTGCGTTACCCAAGATCTATCTAAAGACCGAGGCTTTCGACGAGTACCCGGGGCCGATGGTTGTTGTCGGCGCGATCGATATCGAAGGACCGCTGCCGGAAGTCTGGCCGACCGAAAGCTACCTGCGCGTGATGGGCGAAGCCGATCCCAAGAAAGGGACTCTGGAAGATGCCAAGACCATCCTCGGCAAGCTCCTGCCGAAAGCCTTTCGCCGGCCAACGACCGAAGAAGATCTGCAGCCGTATTTGAAACTCGTAAGCGACTCGCTGGAGAACAAGAAGCCGTTCGATGAATCGCTGCGTGTCGGCTTGAAGGCGATTCTCTGTTCGCCGCGGTTTCTGTATCTGAAAGAACCGGCCGGCGCGCTCGATGATTTCGCGCTTGCCTCGCGACTCTCCTATTTCCTCTGGAGCAGCATGCCGGACCGGCAGTTGTTTCAAGCGGCATTCAAAGGTGAATTGAAACAGCCCGCTGTGCTCCGTGCGCAGACCGAACGGATGTTGCAGGATCCCAAAGCGCAACGCTTCGTCGAGAACTTCACCGGCCAATGGCTCGGCTTGCGCGACATCGATTTCACCACGCCCGACCCGCAGTTGTATCCCGAGTTCGACGACTCGCTGAAGTGGTCGATGGTCCGCGAGACGCAACTCTTTTTCGAAGAACTGCTGAAGAACGATCTCTCGACGCATAACTTCGTCGATTCCGATTTCACGATCGTCAACGACCGTCTGGCCAAGCACTACGGCATTCCCAATATCACCGGCATCACACATCGCAAAGTACAACTGCTGCCCGAGTATCATCGTGGCGGCGTGCTCGCCCACGGCAGCGTTTTGAAAGTGACCGCCAACGGCACGACGACCTCACCAGTGCTCCGCGGCGTGTGGGTGCTCGACCGCATCATGGGCGCCGCAGCCAAACCACCGCCGGCAAGCGTCCCTGCGATCGAACCCGACATTCGCGGCGCGGTGACAATCCGCGATCAACTGGCCAAGCACCGGCAAATCGAAAGTTGCGCGGCCTGCCATGCCGACATCGACCCGCCCGGCTTTGCGCTCGAAAGCTACGACGTGATCGGCGGCTATCGCGAAAAATACCGTGCCGTCGGCACCCGTGAGAAAGTCCGCGTCCCTGACAGCAATATCCTGAAATACCTGGCCCGCCCCAACTACGGCTGGGGACCCACTGTCGAAGCCGGCGATCAACTAAAGGACGGCCGCAAATTTGCGGACCTCGCCGAGTTCAAAAAACTCCTGCTCACCGATGCCGATCAGGTGCCACGCTGCGTAGCGCAAAAACTAATGGTCTACGCCACCGGCAGTCCGATACAATACGGCGACACGGCAGAGATCGAGAAGATTGTTTCGCAAATCAAAAACAAAAACTACGGCCTACGTTCGACCGTGCATGCGGTGGTGGCGAGTCCGTTGTTTCAGAGCAAGTAG
- a CDS encoding DUF1552 domain-containing protein, with amino-acid sequence MKTSQSRRLFLRGTGVALALPLLEQFAFRKPLLSAEEKKAEPPRRMLCINTTLGIHTENLFPKQTGKDYENSPYLEVIKQFRDDFTVFSGLSHPDVDGGHSAEASYLTAAPHPRADSFKNTISLDQFAVERLAPDTRFASLCLSSSSSRGLSYTRSGVAIPAQERPSAVFKKMFVEGTPAQVRTQVERLSQGESIMDTIHSEAKSLERDLGKRDREKLAEYFSAVREVEQRLQKAQSWAKLPKPVVNAKVPADIADGKEVAARVRLMTDLMHLAFQTDSTRFITFAFSGMNAVPKIEGVSQDWHNLSHHGQDPAKLAELKIIELEQFKLFGELLAKLKSTNENGRSLLDQTIVMFGSNLGNASSHSNSNMPIVVAGGGFRHGQHLAFDPKKNPPLSNLYVQFLQRLGLDIDTFGSSTGTMPGFSLA; translated from the coding sequence ATGAAGACATCTCAATCACGTCGACTCTTTCTTCGCGGCACTGGTGTCGCGCTCGCGCTGCCGCTGCTCGAGCAGTTTGCCTTCCGCAAGCCGTTGTTGTCGGCGGAGGAGAAGAAAGCCGAACCGCCGCGGCGGATGCTCTGCATTAACACCACGCTCGGCATTCACACCGAAAACCTGTTTCCAAAACAGACCGGCAAGGATTACGAAAACTCGCCATACCTCGAAGTCATCAAGCAGTTCCGCGACGACTTCACGGTCTTCTCGGGGCTGTCGCATCCCGATGTCGATGGTGGCCACTCAGCCGAGGCTTCGTATCTAACCGCCGCACCGCATCCGCGGGCCGATAGTTTTAAGAACACAATTTCGCTCGATCAATTTGCCGTCGAGCGGCTCGCGCCGGATACGCGGTTTGCCTCGCTCTGTTTGTCTTCCTCGTCGAGTCGCGGTTTGTCTTACACGCGCAGCGGCGTGGCGATTCCCGCGCAAGAACGGCCGTCGGCGGTCTTCAAAAAGATGTTCGTCGAAGGCACACCGGCTCAAGTTCGCACGCAAGTCGAGCGGCTTTCGCAGGGCGAGAGCATCATGGACACAATCCACTCCGAAGCGAAATCGCTCGAGCGCGACCTGGGCAAGCGCGACCGCGAAAAGCTCGCCGAATATTTCTCCGCCGTGCGCGAAGTCGAACAGCGACTGCAGAAAGCGCAGAGCTGGGCGAAGTTGCCCAAGCCCGTGGTCAATGCCAAGGTCCCCGCCGACATCGCCGACGGCAAGGAAGTCGCCGCTCGCGTGCGACTCATGACCGACTTGATGCACCTCGCATTTCAGACCGACTCGACGCGATTCATCACCTTTGCTTTTTCAGGCATGAACGCGGTGCCGAAGATCGAAGGTGTGTCGCAGGATTGGCACAACCTGTCGCACCACGGTCAGGATCCGGCGAAGCTCGCTGAGCTGAAAATCATCGAGCTTGAGCAGTTTAAGCTCTTCGGCGAACTGCTGGCGAAATTGAAGAGCACCAATGAAAACGGTCGCAGCTTGCTCGATCAAACGATCGTGATGTTTGGCAGCAACCTGGGCAACGCGAGCAGCCACAGCAACAGCAACATGCCGATCGTGGTCGCCGGCGGTGGTTTCCGCCACGGCCAGCATCTGGCGTTCGATCCGAAGAAGAATCCGCCGCTGAGCAACCTTTACGTGCAGTTCCTGCAGCGACTCGGCCTCGACATCGACACCTTCGGCAGCAGCACCGGCACGATGCCAGGATTTTCGCTCGCCTAG
- a CDS encoding Eco57I restriction-modification methylase domain-containing protein, which yields MPRPFSDPLHEPALAREQRRARGVFYTPVEIAEWIVAQTYGPALAEWNGHAPPPRLLDPACGAGVFLLAARRALEARCHELQIDPVAAVEHGIHGIDIDPASVLIAREHTQLSSANITCANSLTVAAANEFAVVVGNPPYVSIRELAKSHTPEQVAELRQRFRTARGNFDLYVLFIERALQWLQPGGRLGFIVPNKWATLDYARALRELLLAETSVEQVVDLSALRVFPQAGTYPQIIVLQRKAAANNQRFWIAQGIDTTSIRREVQQADLQPGAFVFGEEIDVENRVATVPFDAVAKLHSGASGYSATKLSDALQEARATPCEAADFIVSGNIDRYKIQVGNVRFLNRSWQRPVLTFDSPQLNALKRKLYREPKVVLSGMCQRLEAAYDEQGCALGVQVYAAAEMKCDPFYLLGALNSKLLSYLFRERFAAKRLASGYLAINKGQLAQLPIAMAGDRNEKLQRTISDLAQQLHQRHSAALDQQLDELIYQLYEITPAERERIEASFAEKPVRTRAA from the coding sequence ATGCCGCGACCTTTTTCCGATCCACTGCACGAACCGGCCCTCGCGCGCGAACAGCGCCGCGCGCGGGGCGTGTTCTATACGCCGGTGGAAATTGCGGAGTGGATCGTCGCGCAAACCTACGGCCCAGCGCTGGCCGAGTGGAATGGCCACGCTCCGCCGCCGCGGTTGCTCGACCCCGCCTGTGGCGCGGGAGTATTCTTGCTCGCCGCGCGACGAGCGCTCGAGGCTCGTTGCCACGAATTGCAAATTGATCCTGTGGCCGCGGTCGAGCATGGCATTCACGGCATCGATATCGATCCGGCGTCGGTGCTGATCGCGCGCGAACACACGCAGCTATCCTCGGCAAACATTACTTGCGCCAATTCTTTGACAGTCGCTGCCGCAAACGAATTCGCCGTCGTCGTCGGCAATCCGCCATACGTGAGCATTCGCGAACTGGCCAAGAGTCACACACCGGAGCAAGTCGCCGAACTGCGGCAACGCTTTCGTACTGCTCGAGGTAATTTTGATTTGTACGTGTTGTTCATCGAGCGCGCCTTGCAATGGCTGCAGCCTGGCGGGCGTCTGGGTTTCATCGTGCCGAATAAATGGGCAACGCTTGACTACGCCCGTGCGCTACGCGAACTGTTGCTTGCGGAAACGTCGGTCGAGCAAGTCGTCGATCTGTCGGCGCTGCGGGTGTTTCCGCAGGCGGGAACTTATCCGCAAATCATCGTGCTACAACGCAAGGCCGCAGCAAACAATCAGCGGTTTTGGATTGCGCAAGGAATCGACACGACTTCGATTCGCCGCGAAGTGCAGCAAGCTGACCTGCAACCCGGTGCCTTCGTTTTCGGAGAAGAGATCGACGTCGAAAACCGCGTCGCAACGGTTCCCTTCGACGCTGTCGCTAAGCTACACAGTGGCGCGTCCGGCTACTCCGCAACGAAGCTGAGCGATGCTTTACAAGAAGCTCGTGCGACGCCCTGCGAAGCTGCCGATTTCATCGTGAGTGGCAACATCGACCGCTATAAGATTCAGGTTGGGAATGTTCGCTTTTTAAATCGCAGCTGGCAGCGACCGGTTCTCACCTTCGATTCTCCACAACTCAACGCGCTCAAACGAAAACTCTATCGCGAACCCAAGGTCGTCCTCAGCGGCATGTGCCAGCGACTCGAAGCGGCTTACGACGAACAAGGCTGCGCACTGGGCGTGCAAGTGTATGCCGCGGCGGAAATGAAGTGCGATCCGTTTTATCTGCTCGGCGCGCTCAATTCGAAATTGCTGAGTTATCTCTTCCGCGAACGGTTTGCTGCCAAGCGACTAGCCAGTGGGTATCTCGCGATCAACAAAGGGCAGCTCGCGCAATTGCCGATTGCGATGGCTGGTGATCGGAACGAGAAATTGCAGCGAACGATCAGCGACCTCGCGCAGCAGTTGCATCAACGCCACTCGGCTGCGCTCGATCAACAGCTCGACGAACTGATTTATCAGCTGTATGAAATCACGCCTGCCGAGCGCGAACGAATCGAAGCGTCGTTCGCAGAAAAACCAGTTCGTACGCGCGCGGCGTGA
- a CDS encoding SMP-30/gluconolactonase/LRE family protein, with product MSRRWFLLLLAVVSPSFAQELPDPAATKTVELFKVPKYCEGVCFDHDGKGYISWGETITQFTLDGKHQPWAKTGAPNGHKILADGTHLVCDASQHAVLHLAADGKLLPHASKECDGKTLRGPNDLTLDTANGGFYFSDPGGSSVDKPIGTIHYVDKAGKTTLLDDGLAFPNGIVLAHDGKHLYLAESQKNCVHIYEVTGPGKLSKRKLFAELPRKKEGTPQIDNQPDGMCLDAAGNLYVAHYGMKQVQVLSPEGKLIRQFDGGNVTTSNVAFSGPKMDQLFITGGIGAEAGEGGLFRIDLGVKGLVILPAKK from the coding sequence ATGTCCCGCCGCTGGTTTCTCTTGTTGTTGGCTGTTGTTTCACCCTCGTTCGCGCAGGAGTTGCCCGATCCGGCCGCGACCAAGACGGTCGAGCTATTCAAGGTGCCGAAGTATTGCGAAGGCGTGTGCTTTGATCACGACGGCAAGGGTTACATCAGCTGGGGCGAGACGATCACGCAATTCACGCTCGACGGCAAACATCAGCCGTGGGCCAAGACCGGTGCGCCGAATGGTCACAAGATTCTCGCCGATGGCACGCACTTGGTTTGTGATGCCAGCCAGCACGCGGTGCTGCATCTGGCCGCCGATGGCAAGTTGCTGCCGCACGCTTCGAAGGAGTGCGACGGCAAGACACTGCGTGGGCCAAATGATCTGACGCTCGACACGGCGAATGGCGGCTTTTATTTCAGCGATCCCGGCGGCAGCAGCGTCGATAAGCCGATCGGCACGATTCATTACGTCGACAAGGCCGGCAAGACAACGCTGCTCGACGACGGCTTGGCCTTTCCCAATGGCATCGTCCTCGCACACGACGGCAAGCATCTCTATCTCGCCGAGAGCCAGAAGAATTGCGTTCACATTTACGAAGTGACCGGCCCGGGCAAACTAAGCAAACGCAAACTCTTCGCCGAACTGCCCCGCAAAAAAGAAGGGACGCCGCAGATCGACAACCAGCCCGACGGCATGTGCCTCGACGCAGCAGGCAATCTCTACGTCGCGCACTACGGCATGAAGCAAGTGCAAGTCCTCAGCCCCGAAGGCAAACTCATTCGCCAATTTGACGGCGGCAACGTCACCACCAGCAACGTCGCCTTCAGCGGTCCGAAGATGGACCAGCTCTTCATCACCGGCGGCATCGGCGCCGAGGCAGGGGAGGGAGGATTGTTTCGAATTGATTTGGGTGTGAAAGGGCTGGTGATATTGCCGGCGAAGAAGTAG
- a CDS encoding ammonia-forming cytochrome c nitrite reductase subunit c552 produces MNNRWKLNWGYVLVALASAAVAVLATALLVNIFERKDEARKPFIRLVEVGEDDTDPAKWGTNWPRQFDSYKLTAQTTRTRFGGHGGSEALPEEKIERDPWLKRMFAGYAFSIDYRDRRGHAYMLDDQEMTKRLTKPQSGSCLHCHASIMPVYRKLGDGNAMAGFEKTHQMSYQELDKMVHDMGHAHPVSCVDCHEPATMALRVTRPGFIKGIQALAKSEEPTPHLPSVERWRKTDKKEDYQPNQLASRTEMGSFVCGQCHVEYYCSSKMPLEFPWSKGLKVQQIEEHWNNTKFPEGERFYDYKHAETGAEILKAQHPEFELWSQGIHARSGVSCADCHMPYQRDGATKVSDHWVRSPLLNINRACQTCHHFPEEEMKSRVDAIQQRNFDLLQRGAAALMDQLDAITAAKKNGATAEQLKDSLELQRQAQWRLDFIAAENSMGFHAPQEAARVLAEAADLARQGQIAAIKATSTATKPPE; encoded by the coding sequence ATGAATAACCGCTGGAAACTGAACTGGGGCTATGTGCTCGTCGCCTTGGCCTCGGCAGCCGTAGCGGTGCTCGCCACGGCGTTGCTGGTGAATATCTTCGAACGCAAAGACGAGGCCCGCAAACCGTTCATCCGCCTCGTCGAGGTCGGCGAAGACGACACCGATCCCGCGAAATGGGGCACCAATTGGCCGCGCCAATTCGATTCGTACAAGCTCACCGCGCAAACCACGCGCACCCGCTTCGGCGGACACGGCGGCAGCGAAGCTTTGCCCGAGGAGAAGATCGAGCGCGATCCTTGGCTGAAGCGAATGTTCGCCGGCTATGCCTTTTCGATCGACTATCGTGACCGCCGCGGCCATGCCTACATGCTCGACGATCAGGAGATGACCAAGCGACTCACGAAACCGCAATCCGGTTCGTGCCTCCATTGCCACGCTTCGATCATGCCCGTCTATCGCAAGCTCGGCGACGGCAACGCCATGGCCGGCTTCGAAAAGACGCACCAGATGTCGTATCAGGAACTCGACAAAATGGTACACGACATGGGACACGCTCATCCGGTCTCGTGCGTCGATTGCCACGAGCCCGCGACGATGGCCCTGCGCGTGACGCGCCCCGGTTTCATCAAAGGCATTCAAGCCTTGGCAAAAAGTGAAGAGCCGACACCGCACCTACCGTCCGTCGAACGTTGGCGGAAGACCGACAAAAAGGAAGACTATCAACCGAACCAACTCGCCTCGCGCACCGAGATGGGTTCGTTCGTCTGCGGCCAATGCCACGTCGAGTACTACTGCTCGAGCAAAATGCCGCTCGAGTTCCCTTGGAGCAAAGGCCTGAAGGTCCAGCAAATAGAAGAGCACTGGAACAACACGAAGTTCCCCGAAGGCGAGCGTTTCTACGATTACAAACACGCCGAAACCGGCGCAGAAATCTTGAAGGCTCAGCACCCTGAGTTCGAACTCTGGAGCCAGGGCATTCACGCCCGGTCCGGTGTCTCGTGTGCCGACTGCCACATGCCCTACCAGCGCGACGGCGCGACCAAGGTCTCCGATCACTGGGTCCGCAGTCCGCTGCTGAACATCAACCGCGCCTGCCAAACCTGCCATCACTTCCCCGAAGAAGAAATGAAGTCGCGCGTCGACGCCATCCAGCAACGCAACTTCGATCTGCTGCAACGCGGCGCCGCCGCCCTCATGGACCAACTCGATGCCATCACCGCTGCCAAAAAGAACGGCGCGACGGCGGAGCAACTAAAAGACTCCCTCGAACTCCAACGCCAGGCCCAATGGCGTCTCGACTTCATCGCTGCCGAAAACAGTATGGGCTTTCATGCCCCACAAGAAGCGGCCCGCGTTCTCGCTGAGGCGGCAGACTTGGCCCGCCAAGGACAAATCGCAGCGATTAAAGCCACTTCCACAGCAACAAAACCGCCAGAATAG
- the nrfH gene encoding cytochrome c nitrite reductase small subunit, producing the protein MTSDPAQSATPLPRWWQHRWRGMSVAGMLLAALVGVALGQSAYTFRYAEGLSYLSSDPKACINCHIMQPQYDGWQKGSHHNVAKCIDCHLPHDLIGKYYTKAENGFWHSKGFTLQDFPEPIVMRDVSRRILHHSCLHCHADFVHDILSVPDQQGELNCTHCHRTVGHGDSVGMGRYEPLSVQLQKTWGPHE; encoded by the coding sequence ATGACATCGGATCCTGCACAATCCGCAACTCCCCTGCCCCGCTGGTGGCAACATCGCTGGCGCGGAATGTCCGTCGCCGGCATGTTGCTCGCTGCACTCGTCGGTGTCGCACTCGGCCAATCGGCCTACACGTTTCGCTATGCCGAAGGCCTGTCCTATCTGAGTTCCGATCCCAAGGCTTGCATCAACTGTCACATCATGCAGCCGCAGTACGACGGCTGGCAAAAGGGGAGCCATCACAATGTGGCCAAGTGCATCGATTGCCATCTGCCGCATGACCTGATCGGCAAGTACTACACCAAAGCCGAGAACGGCTTTTGGCACTCCAAGGGTTTCACGCTGCAGGATTTTCCTGAGCCCATCGTGATGCGCGACGTGAGTCGCCGAATCTTGCATCACAGCTGTTTGCATTGCCACGCCGATTTTGTGCACGACATTTTGAGCGTGCCCGATCAGCAAGGCGAACTGAATTGCACGCACTGCCATCGCACCGTCGGCCATGGCGATTCGGTGGGCATGGGCCGCTACGAACCTCTCTCCGTGCAACTCCAAAAAACGTGGGGACCACATGAATAA
- a CDS encoding toxin-antitoxin system YwqK family antitoxin has translation MKVTSPWRRYALLSCLAAGSLAQHLSAEEPIVVPVPVPAVEAVIPVADPTAAEPTAAEPLQAVELAPPLAAPPSTSSRLSKVRITDEAAEEPKEQTATSEPKATDVVTELVKERYPNGTIKVEREVAQDRDGNFVLHGVYRQFDERGALICEGVNEQGQPDGIWKRYYSATSAPLFGTAPYKDFQGPYISQANFSDGQIDGKWTIFDAKNRKISEIEFVNGQRHGKAAWFYPNGTLLSQATYDRGRVHGDVMKWGPDASLLGKESYTHGRKLAPKVDFYDAEHKRSEIFYLHAPMVVKTPDNFHAATLATFEQRGQDEKFGAFRVWHANGQLARQGEFRYNLPVGKASWFYANGQKQMEGTYVDGKQEGNWTWWHQNGIKQISGDYHDGVAVGKWQWWKEDGKVAQKSNLNSAKVANIPSPMPDAEEGTIRR, from the coding sequence ATGAAAGTCACCTCACCTTGGCGGCGTTACGCGCTGCTGTCTTGCCTCGCTGCCGGTTCCCTCGCGCAGCACTTGTCGGCCGAAGAGCCGATTGTCGTACCCGTGCCGGTTCCCGCCGTGGAAGCCGTCATTCCGGTGGCGGATCCAACTGCGGCGGAGCCAACTGCAGCTGAACCTCTGCAAGCCGTGGAACTAGCACCGCCGCTGGCCGCGCCGCCGTCGACCTCCAGCCGCCTCTCGAAAGTGCGGATCACCGACGAAGCGGCCGAAGAGCCCAAGGAACAAACGGCTACGTCGGAACCGAAGGCCACCGACGTGGTGACCGAGCTCGTCAAGGAGCGCTACCCCAACGGCACGATCAAGGTCGAACGCGAAGTGGCCCAGGACCGCGACGGCAACTTTGTGTTGCACGGCGTGTATCGCCAGTTCGATGAACGTGGCGCGCTGATTTGCGAAGGCGTAAACGAACAAGGTCAGCCCGACGGCATTTGGAAGCGCTACTACAGCGCCACCTCGGCCCCGCTGTTCGGCACGGCTCCTTACAAGGATTTCCAAGGCCCCTACATCAGCCAGGCGAATTTCTCCGACGGCCAGATCGACGGCAAGTGGACGATCTTCGACGCCAAGAATCGGAAGATCAGCGAGATCGAATTCGTCAACGGACAGCGCCACGGCAAAGCTGCCTGGTTCTATCCCAACGGCACGCTGTTGTCGCAAGCTACGTACGATCGTGGCCGTGTGCACGGCGACGTGATGAAGTGGGGCCCCGACGCCTCGCTGCTCGGCAAGGAGTCGTACACACACGGCCGCAAGCTCGCGCCGAAGGTCGACTTCTACGATGCCGAGCACAAGCGTTCGGAAATCTTCTACCTCCACGCCCCGATGGTGGTGAAGACTCCGGATAACTTCCACGCCGCCACGCTGGCCACGTTTGAACAGCGGGGCCAGGACGAAAAGTTCGGCGCCTTCCGCGTCTGGCACGCCAACGGCCAACTCGCCCGCCAAGGCGAATTCCGCTACAACCTGCCCGTCGGCAAAGCCAGCTGGTTCTATGCCAACGGCCAAAAGCAGATGGAAGGCACTTACGTCGACGGCAAGCAAGAAGGCAACTGGACCTGGTGGCACCAGAACGGCATCAAGCAGATCAGCGGCGACTATCACGACGGCGTCGCTGTTGGCAAATGGCAGTGGTGGAAGGAAGACGGCAAAGTCGCGCAGAAGTCAAACTTGAACTCTGCCAAGGTCGCCAACATTCCCTCGCCTATGCCCGATGCCGAAGAAGGCACCATCCGGCGGTAA
- a CDS encoding DUF6793 family protein codes for MPLFEIETDAHIIITWAADESSAGNVVREAYPGDRVIRMTKRPRDTWVISKGALGLSAKKVDVCATARDCLSKSSGDKVHAIRLYMHETGTDLEHARKVIESNMVMGW; via the coding sequence ATGCCACTGTTTGAGATTGAGACGGACGCACACATCATCATCACTTGGGCTGCTGACGAGAGTTCCGCTGGGAACGTCGTACGCGAGGCCTACCCAGGTGATCGGGTCATTCGCATGACCAAGCGGCCTCGCGATACGTGGGTCATCAGCAAGGGCGCGCTCGGCTTGTCGGCCAAGAAGGTCGACGTCTGCGCCACGGCCCGCGATTGCCTCTCGAAGAGCTCGGGCGACAAGGTTCACGCCATTCGCCTCTACATGCACGAAACGGGCACCGACCTGGAACATGCCCGCAAGGTGATCGAGTCGAACATGGTCATGGGCTGGTAA
- a CDS encoding SMI1/KNR4 family protein: MNSNHYGPSFFSRGSRNTGAAWHFPLGYVSRMCRNNGGQITVGSDYWFLHPIFDDSDRARLKRTCNDIVRETAAARDRPDFPAAALTIGNNGCGDELILLPDDDSGRYAEVVYWWDHETGELEKVADAFDELTQ; the protein is encoded by the coding sequence CTGAACTCAAATCACTACGGCCCAAGCTTTTTTTCACGCGGTAGCAGGAATACAGGAGCCGCATGGCATTTTCCGCTCGGTTACGTTTCTCGGATGTGCCGTAACAATGGTGGTCAGATCACGGTGGGGTCGGACTATTGGTTTCTGCATCCCATCTTTGATGACAGCGACCGTGCGCGACTGAAGCGAACTTGCAACGATATCGTCCGCGAGACCGCTGCGGCCCGCGACCGGCCAGACTTCCCTGCCGCGGCGCTCACCATTGGCAATAACGGCTGCGGTGACGAATTGATTCTGCTGCCCGACGATGACTCCGGCCGCTATGCCGAAGTGGTGTATTGGTGGGATCACGAAACGGGCGAGCTTGAGAAAGTCGCCGATGCTTTCGATGAGCTAACGCAGTAG